From one Streptomyces sp. ICC1 genomic stretch:
- a CDS encoding FtsK/SpoIIIE domain-containing protein translates to MRLTLTVVDPFGGVSTDVVLDADEASTVGDVAHELTRQVQARAAAAYASGSGGGSPDGGSGSGSSGGQVIPIGAQRRPGQGYAPAAPLVYVDGSAVDPALALSASPLREGVVVSLGDPAGCWPGEPGGLVELRVVGGPGAGTVHRLGVGRYDIGRGAAAALRVERDPELAERALTLSVAMDGSCKVTVHGKAAVTLDGAEPEDEAWPLGVQLAIGNSLLELTRYTPPDAALKWSEDGAAFDYNRPPRLRPPERTTNFALASRPRENEARPLPWLMAVFPLVTAVVMVLVMGRWYYMIMAVLSPIIIVANHFMDKKHGRKSHAKLLEEWEEHKARIEKDAQEALVAERTDRRRAIPDPATVLNLATGPRTRLWERRRTDPDHLLIRVGTGRLPSVVVLDDPQRDEHRRKVTWDIEDAPVALPLATLGVIGMAGPGDSPQALGRWAVAQAATLHGPMDVQVYVLTDATAEKGWDWLRWLPHTRPSGGQDANVLVGTDAETVGARIGELTRILEARVAAAKANSGRAASFGDPDVVVVWDGSRRLRSMPGVVRLLAEGPGVRMYSICLDSEERFLPGECQAVAIAEPLGADEDPQGSAREAGAAGAGTPGSPGTPGAKPQGAFPASGGFPSFSAWHHTQPGTKEADEPRLRLRVEQAGAARALSVRPDFVSPSWALRLARSLSPLRDVSGETEDSALPGSSRLLDVLQLEPPTGPAIAARWRNSGQSTMAVIGESYDGPFGIDIRRDGPHGLIAGTTGSGKSELLQTIVAALAVANTPESMTFVLVDYKGGSAFKDCVKLPHTVGMVTDLDAHLVERALESLGAELKRREHILADADAKDIEDYQDLVRRNPAHKPVPRLLIVIDEFASMVRDLPDFVTGLVNIAQRGRSLGIHLLLATQRPSGVVSPEIRANTNLRIALRVTDGSESSDVIDSPEAGNISKNTPGRAYVRLGASSLVPFQSGRVGGRRPGVADPQLAEPWAAVLGWQELGREALVKPKSAAREDEEITDLKVLVDAVLEANTQLAIPAQHSPWLPPLDEALLLDAIPVPRAAGALPPAPYGIEDLPAAQERRPVAVDFAGFGHLLIAGSPRSGRSQVLRTIAGSLARTHSVADVHLYGIDCGNGALNALTALPHCGAVIGRAQTERAVRLISRLQGELTRRQELLAEKGIADIGEQRASAAEEDRLPHIVVLLDRWEGWLTSLGEVDHGDLTDQLTIVMREGASVGIHLVITGDRQLVNGRLSSLTEDKFGLRLADRSDFSLLGIPTKKVPDSMVPGRAFRADTATSVQFALLAEDSTGQGQAAALGAIGEGARVRDAELARTRRPFRVDVLPSRISFADAWEMRDTEAAASPFWALVGIGGDDLTGMGPDLADGVPAFVIAGPAKSGRSTVLMNLARTYLARGIRLVIAAPRTSPLRALEGTEGVLKVFTGTEFESEDLEEFTDTATPEQPVAVLVDDAEMLRDVDAGPAFKRIVQRGVDNGQALVLAGDEEDVCSGFSGWQVEAKKARRGVLLSPQESSSGELIGLRISRSMVGGPVTPGKGMLHLGDGEVRSVVVPQ, encoded by the coding sequence GTGCGTCTGACTCTGACTGTGGTCGATCCGTTCGGCGGGGTCTCGACCGATGTGGTCCTCGACGCCGACGAAGCCTCGACGGTGGGCGACGTCGCGCACGAGCTCACCCGCCAGGTCCAGGCCCGGGCCGCGGCCGCCTACGCCTCCGGATCCGGAGGCGGATCCCCGGACGGCGGCAGCGGCAGCGGCAGCAGCGGCGGGCAGGTCATTCCCATCGGAGCGCAGCGCCGGCCCGGCCAGGGTTACGCCCCCGCCGCCCCCCTCGTCTACGTCGACGGCAGCGCCGTCGACCCCGCCCTGGCGCTCTCCGCCTCCCCGCTGCGCGAGGGTGTCGTCGTCAGCCTCGGCGACCCCGCCGGATGCTGGCCCGGCGAGCCCGGCGGGCTCGTCGAGCTGCGCGTCGTCGGCGGCCCCGGCGCCGGCACCGTGCACCGGCTCGGTGTCGGGCGGTACGACATCGGCCGCGGCGCGGCCGCCGCGCTGCGCGTGGAGCGGGACCCGGAGCTGGCGGAGCGGGCGCTGACGCTGTCGGTGGCCATGGACGGGTCCTGCAAGGTGACCGTGCACGGCAAGGCCGCCGTCACCCTGGACGGGGCGGAGCCGGAGGACGAGGCCTGGCCGCTGGGCGTGCAGCTCGCCATCGGCAACAGCCTGCTGGAGCTGACCCGCTACACGCCGCCGGACGCCGCGCTGAAGTGGTCCGAGGACGGGGCCGCCTTCGACTACAACCGACCGCCGCGCCTGCGCCCGCCGGAGCGTACGACCAACTTCGCGCTCGCCTCGCGGCCGCGCGAGAACGAGGCCCGCCCGCTGCCCTGGCTGATGGCGGTCTTCCCGCTGGTGACGGCCGTCGTGATGGTGCTCGTCATGGGCCGCTGGTACTACATGATCATGGCCGTGCTGAGCCCGATCATCATCGTGGCCAACCACTTCATGGACAAGAAGCACGGCCGCAAATCGCACGCCAAGCTCCTGGAGGAGTGGGAGGAGCACAAGGCCCGCATCGAGAAGGACGCGCAGGAGGCCCTGGTCGCCGAGCGCACCGACCGGCGCCGCGCGATCCCCGACCCGGCCACCGTGCTGAACCTGGCGACCGGCCCCCGCACCCGGCTGTGGGAGCGCCGCCGCACCGACCCCGACCACCTGCTCATCCGGGTCGGCACCGGCCGGCTGCCCTCCGTCGTGGTCCTCGACGACCCGCAGCGCGACGAGCACCGCCGCAAGGTCACCTGGGACATCGAGGACGCCCCGGTCGCGCTGCCGCTGGCCACGCTCGGCGTGATCGGCATGGCCGGGCCGGGCGACTCCCCGCAGGCGCTCGGCCGTTGGGCGGTGGCCCAGGCCGCGACCCTGCACGGGCCCATGGACGTACAGGTCTACGTACTGACCGACGCCACCGCCGAGAAGGGCTGGGACTGGCTGCGCTGGCTCCCGCACACCCGCCCGTCCGGCGGGCAGGACGCCAACGTGCTGGTCGGGACCGACGCGGAGACCGTCGGCGCCCGGATCGGCGAGCTCACCCGGATCCTGGAGGCGCGCGTCGCGGCGGCCAAGGCGAACAGCGGCCGCGCCGCGTCCTTCGGCGATCCCGACGTGGTCGTCGTCTGGGACGGGTCGCGCCGGCTCCGTTCCATGCCGGGCGTGGTCCGGCTGCTGGCCGAGGGGCCCGGCGTACGGATGTACTCGATCTGCCTGGACTCCGAGGAAAGGTTCCTGCCCGGCGAGTGCCAGGCCGTGGCCATCGCCGAGCCCCTCGGCGCCGACGAGGACCCGCAGGGCTCCGCCCGCGAAGCCGGCGCAGCCGGCGCGGGCACCCCCGGCTCCCCGGGCACCCCCGGCGCCAAACCGCAGGGCGCCTTCCCCGCCTCCGGCGGCTTCCCCTCCTTCAGCGCCTGGCACCACACCCAGCCCGGCACGAAGGAGGCCGACGAGCCCCGCCTGCGGCTGCGCGTCGAGCAGGCGGGCGCCGCCCGCGCCCTCAGCGTGCGCCCCGACTTCGTCTCACCGTCCTGGGCCCTGCGCCTGGCCCGCAGCCTCTCGCCGCTGCGCGACGTCAGCGGCGAGACCGAGGACTCCGCCCTGCCCGGCTCCAGCCGGCTGCTGGACGTCCTCCAGCTGGAGCCGCCGACCGGCCCCGCCATCGCCGCCCGCTGGCGCAACAGCGGCCAGTCGACGATGGCCGTCATCGGCGAGTCCTACGACGGCCCCTTCGGCATCGACATCCGCCGCGACGGCCCGCACGGCCTGATCGCCGGAACCACCGGCTCCGGAAAGTCCGAGCTGCTCCAGACCATCGTGGCCGCCCTGGCCGTGGCCAACACCCCGGAGTCGATGACCTTCGTCCTCGTCGACTACAAGGGCGGCTCCGCCTTCAAGGACTGCGTCAAGCTCCCGCACACCGTCGGCATGGTGACCGACCTCGACGCCCACCTCGTCGAACGGGCCCTGGAATCCCTCGGCGCCGAGCTCAAGCGGCGCGAGCACATCCTCGCCGACGCCGACGCCAAGGACATCGAGGACTACCAGGACCTCGTGCGCCGCAACCCCGCGCACAAGCCCGTCCCCCGGCTCCTCATCGTCATCGACGAGTTCGCCTCCATGGTCCGCGACCTCCCCGACTTCGTCACCGGCCTCGTCAACATCGCCCAGCGCGGCCGCTCGCTGGGCATCCACCTGCTGCTCGCCACCCAGCGCCCCAGCGGCGTCGTCTCCCCCGAGATCCGGGCCAACACCAACCTCCGGATCGCGCTGCGCGTCACCGACGGCAGCGAGTCCTCCGACGTCATCGACTCGCCGGAGGCCGGGAACATCTCCAAGAACACCCCCGGCCGCGCCTACGTGCGCCTGGGCGCCTCTTCCCTCGTCCCCTTCCAGTCCGGTCGCGTCGGCGGACGGCGCCCCGGCGTCGCCGACCCGCAGCTCGCCGAGCCGTGGGCGGCCGTCCTGGGCTGGCAGGAGCTCGGCCGCGAGGCCCTCGTCAAACCGAAGAGCGCCGCCCGCGAGGACGAGGAGATCACCGACCTCAAGGTCCTCGTCGACGCCGTCCTCGAAGCCAACACCCAGCTCGCCATCCCCGCCCAGCACAGCCCCTGGCTGCCGCCCCTGGACGAGGCCCTGCTGCTGGACGCCATCCCCGTGCCCCGCGCCGCCGGCGCCCTGCCGCCCGCCCCGTACGGCATCGAGGACCTGCCCGCCGCCCAGGAACGCCGCCCGGTGGCCGTGGACTTCGCCGGCTTCGGCCACCTGCTGATCGCCGGATCCCCGCGCAGCGGCCGCTCCCAGGTGCTGCGCACCATCGCGGGCTCACTGGCCCGTACGCACTCCGTCGCCGACGTCCACCTGTACGGGATCGACTGCGGCAACGGCGCCCTGAACGCCCTGACCGCCCTCCCCCACTGCGGGGCCGTCATCGGCCGGGCCCAGACCGAGCGGGCCGTGCGCCTGATCAGCCGCCTCCAGGGCGAGCTCACCCGCCGCCAGGAGCTGCTCGCGGAGAAGGGCATCGCCGACATCGGCGAGCAGCGCGCCTCCGCCGCCGAGGAGGACCGGCTGCCGCACATCGTCGTCCTGCTCGACCGCTGGGAGGGCTGGCTGACCTCGCTCGGCGAGGTGGACCACGGCGATCTGACCGACCAGCTCACCATCGTCATGCGCGAGGGCGCCAGCGTCGGCATCCACCTCGTCATCACCGGTGACCGCCAGCTCGTCAACGGCCGGCTGAGCTCGCTCACCGAGGACAAGTTCGGCCTGCGCCTCGCGGACCGCTCGGACTTCTCGCTGCTGGGCATCCCCACGAAGAAGGTGCCCGACTCGATGGTGCCGGGCCGGGCGTTCCGCGCCGACACCGCCACCTCCGTCCAGTTCGCCCTGCTCGCCGAGGACTCCACCGGCCAGGGCCAGGCCGCCGCGCTCGGCGCGATCGGCGAGGGCGCCCGCGTACGGGATGCCGAGCTGGCGCGGACCCGCCGGCCGTTCCGGGTCGACGTGCTCCCGAGCCGGATCTCCTTCGCGGACGCCTGGGAGATGCGCGACACCGAGGCCGCCGCGTCCCCGTTCTGGGCCCTGGTGGGCATCGGCGGCGACGACCTGACGGGCATGGGCCCCGACCTGGCGGACGGGGTGCCCGCGTTCGTGATCGCCGGCCCGGCGAAGTCGGGCCGCAGCACGGTCCTGATGAACCTGGCCCGCACCTATCTCGCGCGGGGCATCCGGCTGGTGATCGCCGCCCCGCGCACCTCGCCGCTGCGTGCCCTGGAGGGGACGGAGGGGGTGCTGAAGGTGTTCACCGGCACCGAGTTCGAGAGCGAGGACCTGGAGGAGTTCACGGACACGGCGACGCCCGAACAGCCCGTGGCCGTCCTCGTCGACGACGCCGAGATGCTGCGCGACGTCGACGCGGGACCGGCCTTCAAGCGCATCGTCCAGCGCGGTGTGGACAACGGCCAGGCGCTGGTCCTCGCGGGCGACGAGGAGGACGTGTGCAGCGGCTTCAGCGGCTGGCAGGTCGAGGCGAAGAAGGCCCGGCGCGGAGTGCTGCTGTCGCCGCAGGAGTCCTCCAGCGGCGAGCTGATCGGCCTGCGCATCAGCCGCAGCATGGTCGGCGGCCCGGTGACCCCGGGCAAGGGCATGCTGCACCTCGGGGACGGCGAGGTCCGCTCGGTGGTCGTCCCGCAGTAG
- a CDS encoding WXG100 family type VII secretion target, which yields MAKDLDVTYEDMRSAAKHVVKEKEKINEALMGMKKYIQNLVDTGYVTKSSSKAFNENFQEFVSGAKDTIDGLDGMGDYLTMAADKFEQIDDELGKAAKR from the coding sequence ATGGCGAAGGACCTTGATGTCACATATGAGGACATGCGGAGTGCTGCCAAGCACGTCGTCAAGGAGAAGGAGAAGATCAACGAGGCCCTGATGGGCATGAAGAAGTACATCCAGAACCTGGTCGACACGGGCTACGTCACCAAGAGCTCCTCGAAGGCGTTCAACGAGAACTTCCAGGAGTTCGTGAGCGGCGCCAAGGACACCATCGACGGCCTCGACGGCATGGGCGACTACCTGACCATGGCCGCGGACAAGTTCGAGCAGATCGACGACGAACTGGGCAAGGCCGCGAAGCGCTAG